The genomic region CGATGATGAGAAGGCGCTACtataaatcattttcaaatacACCTGaatataacaatattaaatctaGATTAAAAAAAAACTAATGTGTTAACATACAACATAGATTCATtccatatttaattttacacaaCAACCCGttactatatattatgtaGAATCAGCGGCTCCGTTATGAAAATTTCACAGATGTTGATAACCAAATATTATGCAAGGTAACAGAGCATTTTTGGCCGATTTGGCCAACTTCCTGGATTTTGTGGAACAAGGAATCATGAACAAAAATATGGATCTCACAGATTTAGTACAAAccacaaatttaaatcaagtaaataaataaaataaaataaaatattctaGTGCTTCAAAATGATGGATTCGATGTTGAAAGAGTGTGAAACTGGAGTCCCAGCTCAAGGTTTGCATACCAccttttattatttttagactTAAGTGAGATAAGAAACCGAATAAATGTAGCAAGAGAAACGGTAGAAATGATTGGAAGTTCTGGAACCCTGAAAAATACAGACCAAATCTACGGAGATATGTACCTAATAGGCCAAAATAACTCAGAGAGGGAGAATTATGAAAGGTACGGAGCGAATCTGGGCATGACAAATGAAGAGTTCGATAAACTCATAGAAGATTGGGCTGAAGATCTCGACACATCGCAAAAAGGACCAAGAAGGAGAAGGCTCAGTAAACCCGAAAACTTTCAGGAGCAGATTCAAGGAGAAATAGCAGAACTAGCAAATGTATgttgtttattatattttcatcggttttataaattcaacTACACATTTCTAACTTTACCTTTAGGAAATGAAATCCAAGGTAGCTCGTTACAGGGATATCATAGTAAAAGACAATAAGGTATCTGAGtacacattaataaattttattctatcattaattagaaattattttatactattagtCTTGTAATGTAAAAATAGGCCTTGCTTAATTTTACTGGCGAGCAAGAGAAACAGCTTGACACAGTTACCCACATAACCAAAGAGTCCACCAAGCTCACCAAATCAGCAAACTTGTCACTTAgacaatttataataatggTAGTAACGATGATTGGCCTGACTTTGGCCATGTTTTTCTTATTCTTACTCTCCTAAATGATTCTCTACACCACATCACTTACATCCTAATTATCAATGTTCTAGCTTACAcatattcattttaaagatatttaaaatttacaaatggAAGACAGACAATTTTTTCATTCCAGTACTTGAAATTCCGAACTTCTCCATACTCCAAATTCCAAGAATGTGCCACTCCTGTACTCAAAATAAGGGGAAAAGGAAGGACGTCACTTCTGTACTAAATATCATTCactaataaaaaattagaatgaatatattaatttttgttcTTTTGAGTTTAAAACTTTCATTTTGCTCAGTCACAGTCTTCGAACTTGACATTTCAACTAAACACCATGACCCATCGGCCGTTACTACCAGTGAAATCAAATTAGGCTCAGAACCCGAAAAAGCAACATCCACTAAGACTGTTGTATTATATGTTAGCATGTACAGTGACGGTTTTGAAAAGGTTAAGGATTCTCAAAAGGTAATCTGGCAGGTCGAGCATAACTTCACATCCGACCACGTCAAGGTTTTTTATAACGGTGATGTTCCAGAAGCAATAAAGGTTGGGCTTTTGAAGAAAGATTCTTACGTTTATGATCCTAACTATATCCATGCCAGGTTCTACTTGAAAAAAGGCCAAGACTGGGCCAAGGTCGATATTCAAGAATACTTTGACTTTCTGGAAAAGAATCAGTACGAGAACCTTGTCGATAAGGATTATGAAAAGGGTGAAAAGTTCGAAAGTCCTGACCCCGAAAAAACAATTCAAATAGGAAGGAAATACACTCCTGAAGAGGTAGAAGCctttaacaaattatcaGACCCCGAAGAACCACTTGAACCTCAAACTATATCTACTCCCTCACATCATTTTGATTCACATTTGAGGGGAATGGATGGAGCATTTGAGTCATCGCCTGTACCAATAGAAGAACAAAGCTCTCCCCAAAAAAAGAAAAGTTCATTTTTAACAACCTCTCTTTCATTACCAATCGTTCTTTTGttatgtattttatttgattaaaaCATTCTACAATCGTAAAAGCCTACTTTTAAAAACTTTAAAGCCcctttaaatttaaaattttacctttaatttattctttatagcacaatacattatatacaaccagtttatattttataacaCTATAAACAAACACTATGGttataaacttaaatttagtCTTGTTCATAAAGTTCTAGCCAGGTCATCTGGATCTGTTCGAGTGCTCCTTCTGAGCATTCCCCTGAAATTTCACAAAAATGATGTTTTCTAACCACATCTTCCACCATTTCGTGCAGGTCAGTGAATCTCACAGTTAGCGGATTTGTTGACTTAAATTCGGTATACAAGAGTGAAGCGATTTCTTCGTGGTCCTCCCAAGTAACTCTCCCTTCACCTGAAGTGGAGAAGTGATTTTTAGATTCAATTGAAAAAACTAAACCCACACATTGCGTTTGATTTTTTGAGGCTAAATTTGAGTTAAAAATGCCTAATTTGGGAAAGAAACCAGTAGTAAAATGTCGTTTGACTCCAAAAGGAGGGGAATTTATAGAGCGAAAATGGTTAAATGATGTAGAAATAGCCCTATAACCACCAGAATATTGAGCAAAAATCTTTGACCGAAGATACAAAGGCAAAGACAGTTGATGGTTAAACACAGAAAAATGAGTCTTTAGAGACCCAAAActaaacataaattaaGGTTTGTAAGAATTgcattaaataatgttgATTTTTCCAAGGATTCCTTAAATTCACAGAAACAAATCGTATCCAAAAgtgtattaaaattactataacgttaatatacaatatggcaaatgataaaaattttaaaatcaataaaataaatcaaattaaaaagatAAACCCAAAGTGTG from Theileria annulata chromosome 1, complete sequence, *** SEQUENCING IN PROGRESS *** harbors:
- a CDS encoding uncharacterized protein (Contains two putative transmembrane domains;~2 probable transmembrane helices predicted for TA20035 by TMHMM2.0 at aa 219-241 and 271-290) — protein: MQGNRAFLADLANFLDFVEQGIMNKNMDLTDLVQTTNLNQCFKMMDSMLKECETGVPAQDLSEIRNRINVARETVEMIGSSGTLKNTDQIYGDMYLIGQNNSERENYERYGANLGMTNEEFDKLIEDWAEDLDTSQKGPRRRRLSKPENFQEQIQGEIAELANEMKSKVARYRDIIVKDNKALLNFTGEQEKQLDTVTHITKESTKLTKSANLSLRQFIIMVVTMIGLTLAILHIFILKIFKIYKWKTDNFFIPVLEIPNFSILQIPRIMNILIFVLLSLKLSFCSVTVFELDISTKHHDPSAVTTSEIKLGSEPEKATSTKTVVLYVSMYSDGFEKVKDSQKVIWQVEHNFTSDHVKVFYNGDVPEAIKVGLLKKDSYVYDPNYIHARFYLKKGQDWAKVDIQEYFDFLEKNQYENLVDKDYEKGEKFESPDPEKTIQIGRKYTPEEVEAFNKLSDPEEPLEPQTISTPSHHFDSHLRGMDGAFESSPVPIEEQSSPQKKKSSFLTTSLSLPIVLLLCILFD
- a CDS encoding uncharacterized protein (Contains conserved C-terminus;~SMART), which codes for MFSFGSLKTHFSVFNHQLSLPLYLRSKIFAQYSGGYRAISTSFNHFRSINSPPFGVKRHFTTGFFPKLGIFNSNLASKNQTQCVGLVFSIESKNHFSTSGEGRVTWEDHEEIASLLYTEFKSTNPLTVRFTDLHEMVEDVVRKHHFCEISGECSEGALEQIQMTWLELYEQD